The following proteins are encoded in a genomic region of Stigmatopora nigra isolate UIUO_SnigA chromosome 3, RoL_Snig_1.1, whole genome shotgun sequence:
- the LOC144194361 gene encoding tubulin alpha-1C chain-like: MRECISVHIGQAGVQIGNACWELYCLEHGIQPDGQMPSDKTIGGGDDSFNTFFSETGAGKHVPRAVFVDLEPTVIDEVRTGTYRQLFHPEQLITGKEDAANNYARGHYTIGKEIIDLVLDRIRKLADQCTGLQGFLVFHSFGGGTGSGFTSLLMERLSVDYGKKSKLEFSIYPAPQVSTAVVEPYNSILTTHTTLEHSDCAFMVDNEAIYDICRRNLDMERPTYTNLNRLISQITSSITASLRFDGALNVDLAEFQTNLVPYPRIHFPLATYAPIISAEKAYHEQLTVADITNACFEPANQMVKCDPRHGKYMACCLLYRGDVVPKDVNAAIATIKTKRTIQFVDWCPTGFKVGINYQPPTVVPGGDLAKVQRAVCMLSNTTAVAEAWARLDHKFDLMYAKRAFVHWYVGEGMEEGEFSEAREDMAALEKDYEEVGADSVDDQGEEGEEY; the protein is encoded by the exons ATG CGCGAGTGTATCTCAGTGCATATTGGACAGGCTGGCGTTCAGATTGGGAACGCCTGCTGGGAGCTTTACTGCCTGGAACATGGAATTCAGCCGGATGGACAGATGCCCAGTGACAAGACGATTGGAGGCGGAGACGATTCTTTCAACACTTTCTTTAGTGAAACAGGAGCAGGAAAGCACGTTCCGAGAGCGGTCTTTGTGGATCTGGAGCCCACAGTCATTG ACGAAGTTCGCACCGGAACCTATCGACAGCTCTTCCACCCTGAACAGTTGATCACCGGCAAGGAGGACGCTGCTAACAACTATGCGCGTGGTCACTACACCATCGGCAAAGAAATCATTGACCTGGTTCTGGACAGAATACGCAAACTG GCTGATCAGTGCACTGGGCTTCAGGGATTCCTGGTTTTCCACAGCTTTGGTGGCGGGACCGGCTCCGGTTTCACCTCCCTTTTGATGGAACGTCTATCTGTGGATTATGGCAAGAAATCCAAACTGGAGTTTTCCATCTATCCAGCTCCTCAGGTTTCCACGGCTGTAGTTGAGCCCTATAACTCCATCTTGACCACACATACAACTCTCGAGCATTCAGATTGTGCCTTTATGGTAGATAATGAAGCCATTTATGATATATGCCGCAGAAACCTAGACATGGAACGTCCTACATACACCAATCTGAACAGACTGATCAGTCAGATCACATCATCTATCACGGCCTCCCTCCGTTTTGACGGCGCTCTTAATGTCGATCTGGCTGAGTTTCAGACCAACTTGGTACCTTACCCTCGTATCCACTTCCCTCTGGCTACCTATGCACCCATTATCTCTGCTGAGAAAGCCTATCATGAGCAATTAACGGTAGCTGACATTACTAACGCCTGTTTTGAGCCAGCCAACCAAATGGTGAAATGTGACCCTCGTCATGGCAAGTACATGGCGTGTTGCCTTTTGTACCGTGGTGATGTGGTCCCCAAAGATGTAAATGCTGCCATCGCCACCATCAAAACCAAGCGCACCATCCAGTTTGTAGATTGGTGCCCCACGGGTTTCAAGGTGGGCATTAACTACCAGCCACCCACCGTGGTTCCTGGTGGAGACTTAGCTAAAGTGCAGAGAGCTGTTTGTATGCTAAGCAACACAACAGCCGTGGCAGAGGCCTGGGCTCGGCTTGACCACAAGTTTGATTTGATGTATGCCAAGCGTGCATTTGTCCACTGGTATGTGGGTGAGGGTATGGAGGAGGGAGAATTTTCTGAGGCCAGAGAAGACATGGCAGCGCTTGAGAAGGACTACGAAGAGGTTGGCGCTGACTCAGTGGATGATCAGGGAGAGGAAGGGGAGGAATATTAG